In one Pseudomonas sp. R84 genomic region, the following are encoded:
- a CDS encoding heavy metal sensor histidine kinase, translating into MSSNSIALRLSGMFTLVALVVFLLIGGALYQQVDKGLGLLPEAELDARYSVLESALNRFGTPEHWLKINAKLKLLGEEDKRIRFWAVSGDPGYEYGQPDAAIRAFAQGPLGMHDLQLPNHPYPLKVLLTELPAKDQRPPLRFMIGIDTETFHETQHNLLIALIGLAIVGVLMASALGYWVARIGLKPLIKLSHEAQRLAPPLRAGRLRLSPLPPELEQFVDSFNSTLERVEVAYSRLESFNADVAHELRSPLTNLIGQTQVALTRGRSAEHYFEVLQSNLEELERLRSIINDMLFLASADQGNKATKLTSTSLADEVATTLEYLDFILEDAQVEVQVSGDALVQIEVAHLRRALINLLSNAVQHTGPGQVIEVHIEVEEHQVSIGVANPGSPIASEHLPRLFERFYRVDASRSNSGNNHGLGLAIVKAIALMHGGDVFVRSDRGMNTFGIYLPV; encoded by the coding sequence GTGTCCAGTAATTCGATTGCCCTGCGCCTGAGCGGAATGTTCACGCTGGTGGCGTTAGTGGTGTTTCTGTTGATCGGCGGCGCGTTGTATCAGCAGGTCGACAAAGGCTTGGGATTGCTCCCGGAAGCCGAGCTGGATGCGCGTTATAGCGTGCTCGAATCGGCGCTCAATCGCTTTGGCACGCCAGAGCATTGGCTGAAGATAAACGCCAAGTTGAAGCTGCTCGGCGAAGAGGACAAACGCATTCGGTTCTGGGCGGTGAGCGGCGATCCGGGTTACGAATACGGTCAGCCGGACGCCGCGATTCGGGCCTTCGCCCAAGGCCCGCTGGGCATGCATGACCTGCAGTTGCCCAACCATCCTTATCCGTTGAAAGTACTGCTGACCGAGCTGCCGGCCAAAGATCAGCGCCCGCCGCTGCGCTTCATGATCGGCATCGATACCGAGACCTTTCATGAGACTCAGCACAATCTGTTGATCGCCCTGATCGGGCTGGCGATTGTCGGTGTGCTGATGGCCTCGGCGCTAGGTTATTGGGTCGCCCGGATTGGTTTGAAGCCGTTGATCAAACTGTCCCACGAGGCTCAGCGATTGGCGCCACCACTACGCGCCGGGCGTTTGCGTTTGTCACCGCTGCCACCGGAGCTTGAGCAATTTGTCGACTCGTTCAACTCGACGCTGGAACGGGTTGAAGTCGCCTACTCGCGGCTGGAATCGTTCAACGCCGACGTTGCCCATGAACTGCGTTCGCCGCTGACCAATCTGATTGGCCAGACGCAAGTGGCGCTGACCCGTGGACGCTCTGCAGAACACTACTTCGAAGTGCTGCAATCCAATCTGGAAGAACTGGAACGGCTGCGCTCGATCATCAATGACATGCTGTTTCTGGCCAGTGCCGATCAGGGCAACAAGGCGACCAAACTCACCTCCACTTCGCTGGCTGATGAGGTGGCGACGACGCTGGAATATCTGGATTTCATTCTTGAAGACGCACAGGTTGAAGTGCAGGTCAGCGGTGATGCACTGGTGCAGATCGAGGTCGCGCATTTGCGTCGGGCGTTGATCAACTTACTGAGCAATGCGGTGCAGCATACCGGGCCGGGTCAGGTGATCGAGGTTCACATTGAGGTTGAAGAACATCAGGTGAGTATTGGAGTGGCCAACCCCGGATCGCCGATTGCCAGCGAGCATTTGCCACGGTTGTTCGAGCGCTTTTATCGGGTCGATGCGTCTCGTAGTAACAGCGGTAATAACCATGGCTTGGGGCTGGCGATCGTCAAGGCGATTGCGCTGATGCATGGCGGGGATGTGTTTGTGCGCAGTGATCGGGGGATGAATACCTTCGGGATTTATTTGCCGGTCTGA
- a CDS encoding OprD family porin: MRYPVRFIPLLIAITATIAPAAHADEPAKEGFVEGSSLNLNARNYYMNRNRLQKADDNIEWGQGFLGVFQSGYTEGTLGFGIDAHAMLGLKLDGGGGTDGSSILPVRENGGKAPGAFSTAGGTLKMRAFDTELKAGDLFLTNPVIAGGDTRMLPQTFRGVSLTNHSFDGWLIEGGQASFTKPYNQSGHTRIGTSYGTLAEGDESQHLNWAGVAWSGVEGLTSSLYASELKNIWNQYYYDLDYTWQLNDLVSLNPGLHFYHTQDTGDALLGNIDNNTYSLHFTVGVGNHSVTAAYQRVNGNTPFDYISQGDSVYLDNSQQYSDFNGPNERSWKLKYAYDFAGVGMPGLTSSVSYSRGTVDLTKVDPDSKGYSNWYSADGRNAKHWERDLDLQYVVQSGQAKDLALHLQWATNRGGNGYGVIDSDTDEYRVIIDYPINVF, translated from the coding sequence GTGCGTTACCCAGTTCGCTTCATCCCGCTGCTCATTGCAATTACCGCAACGATTGCCCCTGCCGCTCACGCCGACGAGCCTGCCAAGGAAGGTTTTGTCGAGGGTTCGAGCCTCAACCTCAACGCCCGCAACTACTACATGAATCGCAACCGCTTGCAGAAAGCGGACGACAACATCGAGTGGGGTCAGGGCTTTCTCGGGGTTTTCCAGTCGGGATACACCGAAGGCACGCTCGGTTTCGGCATTGATGCCCACGCCATGCTCGGGCTGAAACTGGATGGCGGTGGCGGCACCGACGGTTCGAGCATCCTGCCGGTCAGAGAGAACGGCGGCAAAGCACCGGGGGCATTTTCCACCGCAGGGGGCACGCTGAAAATGCGCGCGTTCGATACCGAGTTGAAGGCCGGTGACCTGTTCCTCACCAACCCGGTGATTGCCGGCGGTGACACGCGCATGCTGCCGCAGACCTTCCGTGGTGTGAGCCTGACCAACCACAGCTTCGATGGCTGGTTGATTGAAGGTGGCCAGGCCAGTTTCACCAAGCCTTACAACCAGAGCGGCCACACCCGCATCGGCACTTCCTACGGGACATTGGCCGAGGGCGACGAGAGTCAGCACCTGAACTGGGCCGGCGTGGCCTGGAGCGGTGTCGAAGGTCTGACCAGCAGCCTCTACGCGTCCGAGCTGAAGAACATCTGGAACCAGTACTACTACGACCTCGACTACACCTGGCAGTTGAACGACCTGGTCAGCCTCAACCCGGGCCTGCACTTCTATCACACGCAGGACACCGGCGATGCACTGCTGGGCAACATCGACAACAACACCTACAGCCTGCATTTCACCGTTGGCGTGGGTAATCACAGCGTTACCGCCGCGTATCAGCGGGTCAACGGTAATACGCCGTTCGATTACATCAGCCAGGGCGACAGCGTTTATCTGGATAACTCGCAGCAGTACTCCGACTTCAACGGCCCGAACGAACGCTCGTGGAAGCTTAAATACGCCTATGACTTTGCCGGTGTCGGCATGCCGGGGCTGACCTCGTCGGTCTCCTACTCGCGCGGCACGGTGGATCTGACCAAGGTCGACCCTGACAGCAAAGGCTATTCCAACTGGTACAGCGCCGATGGCCGCAACGCCAAACACTGGGAACGCGATCTCGACTTGCAGTACGTGGTGCAGAGCGGTCAGGCCAAGGATCTGGCGCTGCATCTGCAATGGGCGACCAACCGAGGCGGCAACGGCTACGGCGTGATTGATTCGGATACAGATGAATACCGCGTCATCATCGACTACCCGATCAACGTCTTCTAA
- a CDS encoding sensor domain-containing diguanylate cyclase produces the protein MIASRTPPVAGKTGRPELLLICGSSLTVIAILCIVTFLLIREHANAQESATRSATTIAQLIDADVLRTVELYDLTLQGLIAAAQRDDLQDVSPQIRHLALFDRSTTARFKGDILLLDKHGNVIADSSRVEPKPGNFADRDYFLAHAFNRDVGMFISRPFKTRCDCDEANQWRISFSRRISSENGEFAGVAVASMKLDYFDQLFNSLDIGKDSTLNIIDNDGVLLAQKPYLQSDSIGKSFGNRPNVIRILRDKSGNGSFNSVSSIDHQQRLYTYSRVGNLPLIVMVALSSDEVFGTWRRTALLISGATGVLCVGLLWLTWLLARELRLRQRAERELAQLAATDALTGVANRRMLDQALRHEWFRAQRSGKPMSVMMIDADHFKAFNDRHGHQAGDQALKTLARVITESVRRPADLVARYGGEEFSVILAETDGHGAQQIAEHIRQAVEQLPLVDGAERPMTVSIGIASWTAASEMTLEQLLFAADKALYQAKESGRNRVVVAA, from the coding sequence ATGATCGCGAGCCGTACCCCACCCGTTGCGGGCAAGACCGGACGCCCCGAGTTGCTGCTGATCTGCGGCAGTTCGCTGACCGTGATCGCGATTCTGTGCATCGTCACGTTCCTGCTGATCCGCGAGCACGCCAACGCTCAGGAATCAGCCACCCGCAGCGCCACCACCATCGCGCAACTGATCGACGCCGATGTGCTGCGCACCGTCGAGTTGTACGACTTGACGCTGCAAGGCCTGATCGCCGCAGCCCAGCGTGATGACCTGCAGGATGTCTCACCGCAGATCCGTCATCTGGCGCTGTTCGACCGCTCCACCACCGCGCGCTTCAAGGGCGACATTCTGCTGCTCGACAAACACGGCAACGTCATTGCCGACTCTTCGCGGGTCGAGCCGAAACCGGGCAACTTTGCCGACCGCGATTATTTCCTCGCCCACGCATTCAACCGTGATGTCGGCATGTTTATCAGCCGCCCGTTCAAGACACGTTGCGACTGCGACGAAGCCAACCAGTGGCGAATCAGCTTCAGTCGACGGATCTCCTCGGAAAACGGTGAGTTCGCCGGTGTGGCCGTGGCGTCGATGAAACTCGATTACTTCGACCAGTTGTTCAACAGCCTCGACATTGGCAAAGACAGCACGTTGAACATCATCGACAACGACGGCGTCCTGCTGGCGCAAAAGCCTTATCTGCAAAGTGATTCCATCGGCAAAAGCTTCGGCAACCGGCCCAACGTCATACGGATTCTGCGCGACAAAAGTGGCAATGGCAGTTTCAACAGCGTTTCCAGCATCGACCATCAACAACGCCTCTATACCTATTCGCGGGTCGGCAATCTGCCGTTGATCGTGATGGTTGCGCTGTCCAGCGACGAGGTGTTCGGCACATGGCGTCGGACCGCCCTGTTGATCAGCGGCGCCACGGGGGTGTTGTGCGTGGGTTTGCTGTGGCTGACCTGGCTGCTGGCCCGCGAGTTGCGCTTGCGCCAGCGGGCCGAGCGCGAGCTGGCGCAACTGGCCGCCACCGATGCACTGACGGGGGTGGCCAATCGGCGGATGCTCGATCAAGCGTTGCGTCATGAGTGGTTCCGCGCCCAACGCTCGGGCAAGCCGATGTCGGTGATGATGATCGATGCCGATCACTTCAAGGCCTTCAATGACCGGCATGGGCATCAGGCCGGGGATCAGGCGTTGAAAACGCTGGCTAGGGTCATTACTGAAAGTGTGCGGCGACCAGCGGATCTGGTAGCGCGTTATGGGGGTGAGGAGTTTTCGGTGATTCTCGCCGAGACCGATGGTCATGGCGCGCAGCAGATTGCCGAGCATATTCGTCAGGCTGTGGAGCAGTTGCCATTGGTCGACGGGGCCGAGCGGCCGATGACGGTGAGTATTGGCATCGCGAGCTGGACGGCGGCGAGTGAGATGACGCTGGAGCAGTTGTTGTTTGCGGCGGACAAGGCGCTTTATCAGGCCAAGGAAAGTGGGCGCAATCGGGTGGTGGTGGCTGCCTGA
- the lpxC gene encoding UDP-3-O-acyl-N-acetylglucosamine deacetylase has product MIKQRTLKNIIRATGVGLHSGEKVYLTLKPAPVDTGIVFCRADLDPVVQIPARAENVGETTMSTTLINGDVKVDTVEHLLSAMAGLGIDNAYVELSASEVPIMDGSAGPFVFLIQSAGLEEQDAAKKFIRILREVTVEDGDKRATFVPFEGFKVSFEIDFDHPVFRDRTQSASVDFSSTSFVKEVSRARTFGFMSDIEYLRKHNLALGGSVENAIVVDADGVLNEDGLRYEDEFVKHKILDAIGDLYLLGNSLIGEFKGFKSGHALNNQLLRKLIEQTDAWEVVTFEDASTAPISYMRPVAAV; this is encoded by the coding sequence ATGATTAAACAACGCACACTGAAAAATATTATCCGTGCCACAGGTGTAGGCCTGCACTCCGGTGAGAAGGTCTATCTGACCCTCAAGCCTGCGCCTGTCGACACTGGCATTGTGTTTTGTCGCGCTGACCTCGACCCTGTGGTGCAGATTCCTGCCCGCGCGGAAAACGTCGGTGAAACCACTATGTCGACGACGCTGATTAATGGCGACGTCAAAGTGGACACGGTAGAGCACTTGCTCTCGGCCATGGCTGGCCTGGGCATCGATAACGCCTACGTCGAGCTCTCCGCGTCCGAAGTCCCGATCATGGATGGCAGCGCTGGACCCTTCGTATTCCTGATTCAATCGGCAGGCCTGGAAGAACAGGACGCCGCCAAGAAATTCATCCGCATCCTGCGTGAAGTGACAGTGGAAGACGGCGACAAGCGCGCCACTTTCGTCCCTTTCGAAGGGTTCAAGGTGAGCTTCGAGATCGATTTCGATCACCCGGTATTCCGGGACCGCACCCAAAGTGCAAGCGTGGATTTTTCCAGCACTTCGTTCGTAAAAGAAGTCAGCCGCGCCCGTACCTTTGGTTTCATGAGTGATATCGAGTACCTGCGCAAGCACAACCTCGCACTCGGCGGCAGCGTTGAAAACGCAATCGTGGTCGATGCCGATGGCGTGTTGAACGAAGACGGCCTTCGCTATGAAGACGAATTCGTGAAGCACAAGATCCTCGATGCCATTGGCGACCTGTACCTGCTGGGTAACAGCCTGATTGGTGAGTTCAAGGGCTTCAAGTCCGGCCACGCACTGAACAACCAGCTGCTGCGCAAGTTGATTGAGCAGACAGATGCTTGGGAAGTGGTGACGTTCGAAGACGCCAGCACCGCACCAATCTCTTACATGCGCCCGGTTGCGGCGGTGTAA
- the ftsZ gene encoding cell division protein FtsZ, translating to MFELVDNIPASPVIKVIGVGGGGGNAVNHMVKSNIEGVEFICANTDAQALKNIGARTILQLGTGVTKGLGAGANPEVGRQAALEDRERIAEVLQGTNMVFITTGMGGGTGTGAAPIIAEVAKEMGILTVAVVTRPFPFEGRKRMQIADEGIRMLSESVDSLITIPNEKLLTILGKDASLLSAFAKADDVLAGAVRGISDIIKRPGMINVDFADVRTVMSEMGMAMMGTGCASGPNRAREATEAAIRNPLLEDVNLQGARGILVNITAGPDLSLGEYSDVGSIIEAFASEHAMVKVGTVIDPDMRDELHVTVVATGLGAKIEKPVKVIDNTVHTSMASAQVQQPAPARQEAPAVNYRDLDRPTVMRNQAQAGAAAAAKMNPQDDLDYLDIPAFLRRQAD from the coding sequence ATGTTCGAACTCGTAGACAACATCCCCGCAAGCCCGGTAATCAAAGTTATCGGTGTTGGCGGTGGCGGCGGCAACGCTGTCAATCATATGGTCAAGAGCAACATCGAAGGCGTTGAATTCATCTGCGCCAACACTGATGCTCAGGCGCTGAAAAACATCGGCGCGCGTACCATTCTGCAACTGGGCACCGGCGTGACCAAAGGTCTGGGCGCCGGCGCCAACCCTGAAGTAGGTCGTCAGGCCGCTCTCGAAGACCGTGAGCGCATTGCCGAAGTCCTGCAGGGCACCAACATGGTGTTCATCACCACTGGCATGGGCGGCGGTACCGGTACCGGTGCTGCGCCGATCATCGCCGAAGTGGCCAAGGAAATGGGCATTCTGACCGTTGCTGTCGTAACGCGTCCGTTCCCGTTCGAAGGCCGCAAGCGTATGCAGATCGCCGATGAAGGCATCCGTATGCTCTCGGAAAGCGTCGACTCGTTGATCACTATTCCCAACGAGAAGCTGCTGACCATCCTCGGTAAAGACGCCAGCCTGCTGTCGGCTTTCGCCAAGGCAGACGATGTACTGGCCGGTGCCGTTCGCGGTATCTCCGACATCATCAAGCGTCCGGGCATGATCAACGTCGACTTCGCCGACGTACGTACCGTGATGAGCGAAATGGGCATGGCGATGATGGGCACTGGCTGCGCCAGTGGTCCGAACCGTGCACGTGAAGCCACTGAAGCGGCCATCCGCAACCCGCTGCTGGAAGACGTGAACCTGCAAGGCGCACGCGGCATCCTGGTGAACATCACCGCCGGTCCTGACCTGTCTCTGGGTGAGTACTCCGACGTGGGTAGCATCATCGAAGCCTTCGCTTCCGAGCACGCGATGGTCAAGGTCGGTACCGTTATCGATCCGGACATGCGCGACGAGCTGCACGTCACCGTGGTTGCCACCGGTCTGGGCGCGAAAATCGAGAAGCCTGTAAAGGTCATCGACAACACCGTTCACACTTCCATGGCTTCCGCCCAGGTGCAACAACCGGCTCCGGCCCGTCAGGAAGCGCCAGCGGTGAATTACCGTGACCTGGACCGTCCGACCGTCATGCGCAACCAGGCTCAGGCTGGTGCTGCGGCTGCCGCGAAGATGAATCCGCAAGATGATCTGGACTACCTGGACATCCCGGCTTTCCTGCGTCGTCAGGCCGATTGA
- the ftsA gene encoding cell division protein FtsA: MANVQSGKMIVGLDIGTSKVVALVGEVSDDGSLEIVGIGTHPSRGLKKGVVVNIESTVQSIQRAIEEAQLMAGCRIHSAFVGVAGNHIRSLNSHGIVAIRDREVSSADLERVLDAAQAVAIPADQRVLHTLPQDYVIDNQEGVREPLGMSGVRLEAKVHVVTCAVNAAQNIEKCVRRCGLEIDDIILEQLASAYSVLTDDEKELGVCLVDIGGGTTDIAIFTEGAIRHTAVIPIAGDQVTNDIAMALRTPTQYAEEIKIRYACALAKLAGAGETIKVPSVGDRPPRELSRQALAEVVEPRYDELFTLIQAELRRSGYEDLIPAGIVLTGGTSKMEGATELAEEIFHMPVRLGVPHGVKGLDDVVRNPIYSTGVGLLMYGLQKQSDGVSFSGIGSRDSYSNEEPQAPLLDRLKKWVQGNF; this comes from the coding sequence ATGGCAAACGTGCAAAGCGGCAAAATGATCGTCGGTCTCGATATCGGCACCTCCAAGGTGGTGGCGCTGGTCGGCGAGGTCTCCGACGACGGCTCGCTGGAAATCGTCGGGATCGGTACCCATCCGTCCCGTGGCCTGAAGAAGGGCGTGGTGGTCAACATCGAGTCCACCGTGCAATCGATCCAGCGCGCGATCGAAGAAGCCCAACTGATGGCGGGCTGCCGCATTCACTCGGCGTTCGTCGGCGTGGCGGGCAATCACATCCGCAGCCTGAACTCCCACGGCATCGTCGCGATCCGTGATCGCGAAGTCAGCTCGGCCGACCTTGAGCGCGTCCTCGACGCCGCTCAAGCCGTGGCGATTCCGGCTGACCAGCGCGTGCTGCACACCTTGCCGCAGGATTATGTGATCGATAACCAGGAAGGCGTTCGTGAGCCGCTGGGCATGTCCGGCGTGCGTCTGGAAGCCAAGGTTCACGTGGTCACCTGTGCCGTCAACGCCGCACAGAACATTGAAAAGTGCGTGCGTCGCTGTGGCCTGGAAATCGACGACATCATTCTCGAGCAACTGGCCTCGGCCTACTCGGTACTGACCGACGACGAGAAAGAACTGGGCGTGTGCCTGGTCGACATCGGTGGCGGCACCACCGACATCGCGATCTTCACCGAAGGCGCGATCCGTCACACCGCAGTGATCCCGATTGCCGGTGATCAGGTGACCAACGACATCGCCATGGCGTTGCGCACCCCGACCCAGTACGCCGAAGAAATCAAGATCCGCTACGCCTGCGCCCTGGCGAAACTGGCCGGTGCCGGTGAAACCATCAAGGTGCCAAGCGTCGGCGACCGTCCACCGCGCGAACTGTCGCGTCAGGCCCTGGCCGAAGTGGTCGAGCCGCGTTACGACGAACTGTTCACGCTGATTCAGGCCGAGCTGCGTCGCAGCGGCTACGAAGACCTGATCCCGGCCGGCATCGTCCTGACCGGCGGTACTTCGAAGATGGAAGGCGCCACTGAACTGGCCGAGGAAATCTTCCATATGCCGGTACGCCTGGGCGTGCCGCATGGCGTGAAGGGCCTGGATGACGTGGTGCGCAACCCGATTTACTCCACTGGCGTTGGCTTGTTGATGTACGGCCTGCAAAAGCAGTCCGACGGAGTTTCGTTCTCCGGCATCGGCAGCCGCGACAGCTACAGCAACGAAGAGCCACAGGCGCCGTTGCTGGACCGATTGAAGAAGTGGGTCCAAGGCAACTTTTAA
- a CDS encoding cell division protein FtsQ/DivIB, translating to MQGAQLRHQPPAPGRKPVPRGASRMVAKEPMSARLPKANFSFLKSLFWPVLLVVLGFGTYEGATRLLPYADRPITKIAVQGDLSYISQQAVQQRIAPFVASSFFTIDLAGMRTELEQMPWIAHAEVRRVWPDQVVIRLEEQLPVARWGDESLLNNQGQAFTPKELANYEHLPQLFGPQRAQQQVMQQYQVLSQMLRPLGFSIARLELRERGSWFLTTGAGSSGPGIELLLGRGNLVEKMRRFIAIYDKTLKDQITNIARIDLRYANGLAVGWREPVAPTTAQPAVAKN from the coding sequence ATGCAAGGCGCTCAGCTCCGACATCAGCCTCCCGCACCCGGCCGCAAGCCGGTGCCACGGGGTGCCAGCCGAATGGTGGCGAAAGAGCCGATGTCCGCGCGCCTGCCGAAAGCCAATTTCAGCTTTCTGAAAAGTCTGTTCTGGCCGGTGCTATTGGTGGTGCTGGGCTTTGGGACTTACGAAGGTGCGACGCGTTTGCTGCCGTACGCCGACCGGCCGATCACCAAGATCGCCGTGCAGGGCGACCTTAGCTACATCAGCCAGCAAGCGGTGCAGCAGCGAATCGCCCCGTTTGTGGCGTCGAGCTTCTTCACCATCGATTTGGCCGGTATGCGTACCGAGCTTGAGCAGATGCCGTGGATCGCCCACGCCGAAGTCCGTCGCGTGTGGCCGGACCAAGTGGTGATCCGCCTCGAAGAGCAACTGCCAGTGGCACGTTGGGGCGACGAGTCGTTATTGAACAACCAAGGCCAGGCGTTTACGCCAAAGGAATTGGCGAACTACGAACACCTGCCACAGCTGTTCGGCCCACAACGGGCCCAGCAGCAAGTCATGCAGCAGTATCAGGTGTTGAGCCAGATGCTGCGGCCGTTGGGCTTCTCGATTGCGCGCCTGGAATTGCGTGAACGCGGGAGTTGGTTCCTGACCACCGGTGCCGGCAGTTCCGGCCCCGGCATCGAGTTGTTGCTGGGACGCGGCAACCTGGTGGAAAAGATGCGCCGCTTCATCGCCATCTATGACAAGACACTTAAAGACCAGATTACGAACATTGCGCGCATCGATCTGCGCTACGCCAACGGCCTCGCTGTTGGCTGGCGGGAACCAGTAGCGCCGACGACAGCCCAACCCGCTGTCGCAAAGAATTAA
- a CDS encoding D-alanine--D-alanine ligase, protein MTAAYANLFSTIAPKDFGRVAVLFGGLSAEREVSLKSGNAVLEALQSAGVDAFGIDVGDDILQRLLSEKIDRAFIILHGRGGEDGSMQGLLEVAGIPYTGSGILASALAMDKLRTKQVWHSLGIPTPRHAVLCSEADCISAATELGFPLIVKPAHEGSSIGMAKVSSASELIDAWKAASTYDSQVLVEQWIQGPEFTIATLRDQVLPPIALGTPHTFYDYDAKYIANDTQYRIPCGLDAAKEQQLMDLTAKACEALGIAGWGRADVMQDADGQFWFLEVNTAPGMTDHSLVPMAARAAGLDFQQLVLAILAASVEDARG, encoded by the coding sequence ATGACTGCTGCCTACGCCAACCTGTTCTCCACCATCGCGCCGAAAGACTTCGGTCGTGTCGCCGTGCTCTTTGGCGGGCTGAGTGCCGAGCGTGAGGTTTCGCTGAAATCCGGTAACGCCGTACTTGAAGCGCTGCAAAGTGCTGGCGTGGACGCATTCGGCATCGACGTTGGCGACGACATTCTGCAACGTCTGCTCAGCGAAAAGATCGACCGCGCGTTCATCATTCTTCACGGCCGTGGCGGTGAAGACGGCTCCATGCAGGGCCTGCTCGAAGTGGCGGGCATTCCGTACACCGGCAGTGGCATTCTGGCCTCCGCACTGGCGATGGACAAACTGCGCACCAAGCAGGTCTGGCACAGCCTCGGGATTCCGACGCCGCGTCACGCCGTGCTGTGCAGCGAAGCCGATTGTATTTCGGCGGCGACGGAACTGGGCTTCCCTTTGATCGTCAAACCGGCGCATGAAGGTTCAAGTATCGGGATGGCCAAAGTGAGTTCTGCGTCCGAGTTGATCGACGCATGGAAAGCGGCCAGTACCTACGATTCGCAAGTCTTGGTTGAGCAATGGATTCAAGGTCCGGAGTTCACCATCGCCACCCTGCGTGACCAGGTGTTGCCTCCTATCGCCCTGGGTACACCGCACACGTTCTACGACTACGACGCCAAGTACATCGCCAACGATACCCAGTACCGCATTCCGTGCGGGCTGGATGCCGCCAAGGAACAGCAACTCATGGATCTCACGGCGAAGGCCTGTGAGGCGCTGGGTATTGCCGGTTGGGGCAGGGCGGACGTGATGCAGGACGCCGACGGGCAGTTCTGGTTTCTGGAAGTCAACACCGCACCGGGCATGACCGATCACAGTCTGGTGCCAATGGCGGCCCGTGCGGCTGGCCTGGATTTCCAGCAACTGGTTCTGGCCATTCTGGCCGCCAGTGTTGAAGACGCTCGAGGTTAA